One genomic segment of Sminthopsis crassicaudata isolate SCR6 chromosome 2, ASM4859323v1, whole genome shotgun sequence includes these proteins:
- the LOC141553186 gene encoding C2 calcium-dependent domain-containing protein 4A-like: protein MWCLERLLRVRTRPAVPSAFAQSTFTNVLTPDSIPEFCIPPRLLPNPSLRPVRDRRQEEGLRPGVVGAREDPDLTDWDPRSQAALSLQPLPRRPTSYGFCALLESPNTRRKESLFFGGSAAAAALLQQLPSRQLLRPRALTYCGGPGYTCNPRERRDAPHTADAAPSSCSDSSSPCHAPHSRSRQRCRRLLRAPEGLLGPALRAGGSRVLARARSVSSAEDDDEDSDAAPDAGRVSNSAGPGAPSPPPLPSALGPPRERPEAESTVTLGHHGGALHLATQYCPASRRLRIRLLRAEGLYSGTAEPGAIGCRVSVTLMPPRKPREQRSAVIQRSPNPVFNEDFFFDGLSEEDLRRTAVRAKAENKGRGLERDRLLGRAELDLSSILL, encoded by the coding sequence ATGTGGTGCCTGGAGCGGCTCCTGCGAGTGCGGACACGCCCAGCGGTCCCCTCTGCCTTCGCCCAGTCCACCTTCACCAACGTTCTCACCCCAGACAGCATCCCGGAGTTCTGCATCCCGCCCCGGCTTTTGCCCAACCCCTCCCTACGCCCTGTCCGAGATCGGCGGCAGGAGGAGGGGCTGCGGCCAGGCGTAGTGGGAGCCCGGGAGGACCCGGACCTCACGGACTGGGACCCGCGCTCGCAGGCCGCGCTCTCGCTGCAGCCCCTGCCGCGCCGGCCCACCTCGTACGGCTTCTGCGCGCTGCTGGAGAGCCCCAATACCCGCCGCAAGGAGTCCCTTTTCTTCGGGGGCTCTGCAGCCGCTGCCGCCCTTCTTCAGCAGCTCCCGTCCCGACAGTTGCTGCGCCCGCGGGCTCTCACCTACTGCGGTGGCCCCGGCTACACCTGCAACCCACGAGAGCGGAGGGACGCCCCCCACACTGCCGACGCCGCCCCTTCCTCCTGCTCTGACAGCTCGTCTCCCTGCCATGCCCCGCATTCCCGGAGCCGCCAGCGCTGCCGCCGCCTCCTCCGCGCCCCCGAGGGGCTCCTGGGCCCGGCGCTGCGAGCCGGGGGGAGCCGCGTTCTGGCCCGGGCCCGCTCCGTCTCCAGCGCGGAGGACGATGACGAGGACTCCGATGCCGCGCCGGACGCAGGCCGCGTCTCCAACTCCGCGGGGCCGGGGGCTCCGTCCCCCCCGCCGCTCCCCTCCGCCCTGGGCCCACCGCGGGAGCGCCCGGAGGCCGAGAGCACCGTGACCCTGGGCCACCACGGCGGCGCCCTGCACTTGGCCACCCAGTACTGTCCGGCGTCCCGGCGGCTGCGCATCCGCCTGCTCCGAGCCGAGGGGCTGTACAGCGGCACGGCCGAGCCGGGGGCCATCGGCTGCAGGGTCAGCGTCACCTTGATGCCCCCGAGGAAGCCGCGCGAGCAGCGCAGCGCCGTGATCCAGCGGAGCCCAAACCCAGTGTTTAACGAGGACTTCTTCTTCGACGGGCTGTCCGAGGAGGACCTGCGCCGCACGGCGGTGAGGGCCAAGGCCGAGAACAAGGGCCGGGGCCTGGAGCGGGACCGGCTGCTAGGCCGGGCAGAGCTGGACCTCAGCTCCATCCTTCTCTGA